A single window of Maylandia zebra isolate NMK-2024a linkage group LG2, Mzebra_GT3a, whole genome shotgun sequence DNA harbors:
- the elovl6 gene encoding very long chain fatty acid elongase 6 yields MSVLALQEYEFERQFNEDEAIRWMQENWKKSFLFSALYAACILGGRHVMKQREKFELRKPLVLWSLTLAVFSIFGAIRTGSYMMYILMTKGLKQSVCDQSFYNGPVSKFWAYAFVLSKAPELGDTLFIVLRKQKLIFLHWYHHITVLLYSWYSYKDMVAGGGWFMTMNYLVHAVMYSYYALRAAGFKLSRKFAMFITLTQITQMLMGCVVNYLVYSWMQQGQECPSHMQNIVWSSLMYLSYFVLFVQFFFEAYIGKSKSSAMAATKKSE; encoded by the exons GAAGAAGTCCTTTCTCTTCTCTGCACTCTATGCTGCCTGTATCCTCGGGGGCCGCCATGTCATGAAACAAAGGGAGAAGTTTGAGTTGAGGAAACCATTGGTGCTGTGGTCACTCACCCTCGCTGTATTCAG TATTTTTGGTGCCATCCGTACTGGGAGTTACATGATGTACATCCTGATGACGAAAGGGCTAAAACAGTCAGTTTGTGACCAGAGCTTCTACAACGGGCCTGTCAGCAAATTCTGGGCATATGCTTTTGTACTCAGTAAAGCACCAGAGCTGG GTGACACTCTGTTCATTGTCTTGAGGAAACAGAAGCTCATCTTTCTCCACTGGTACCACCACATTACTGTGCTGCTCTACTCCTGGTACTCCTACAAGGACATGGTGGCTGGCGGCGGGTGGTTCATGACCATGAACTACTTGGTCCATGCTGTCATGTACTCTTACTACGCACTGCGTGCAGCTGGTTTCAAGCTGTCACGCAAGTTTGCCATGTTCATCACACTGACCCAAATCACACAGATGTTGATGGGCTGCGTAGTCAACTACTTGGTGTACTCGTGGATGCAGCAGGGCCAGGAGTGTCCATCCCACATGCAGAACATTGTTTGGTCCTCCCTCATGTACCTCAGCTACTTTGTGCTCTTTGTCCAGTTCTTCTTTGAAGCCTACATCGGCAAGTCCAAATCATCGGCTATGGCTGCCACAAAGAAAAGcgagtaa